The following are from one region of the Tenacibaculum dicentrarchi genome:
- a CDS encoding transketolase → MPTTQQLQDFTQQVRRDIVRMVHAVNSGHPGGSLGCAEFITCLYQEIMEYSTDFKMDGNNEDLFFLSNGHISPVFYSVLAHSGFFPVAELATFRKLNTRLQGHPTTHDHLPGIRIASGSLGQGMSVAIGAAEAKKLNQDDKIVYTLHGDGELQEGQNWEAAMYASAKKVDNLIATIDVNEKQIDGTTDQVLAMGSLQAKFEAFGWDVLKIKKGNDVEAILKGMAEAKSRTGKGKPVCVLLYTEMGNGIDFMMNTHAWHGKAPNDEQLAESLAQNPETLGDY, encoded by the coding sequence ATGCCAACAACACAACAACTACAAGATTTTACACAACAAGTTCGTAGAGATATCGTTCGAATGGTACACGCAGTAAATTCAGGACACCCAGGAGGTTCTTTAGGATGTGCAGAATTTATTACCTGTTTGTATCAAGAAATCATGGAATACTCTACTGATTTTAAAATGGATGGGAATAACGAAGATTTATTCTTTTTATCAAACGGACATATATCGCCAGTTTTTTATAGTGTTTTAGCACATAGTGGATTTTTTCCAGTAGCAGAATTAGCTACTTTTAGAAAATTAAACACCCGTTTACAAGGGCATCCAACAACTCACGACCATTTACCAGGTATCCGTATTGCTTCGGGTTCTTTAGGGCAAGGAATGAGCGTTGCTATTGGAGCAGCAGAGGCTAAAAAGTTAAACCAAGATGATAAAATTGTATATACATTACATGGTGATGGTGAGTTACAAGAAGGTCAGAACTGGGAAGCAGCAATGTATGCATCAGCTAAAAAAGTTGATAATTTAATTGCTACAATCGATGTAAACGAAAAGCAAATTGACGGAACAACAGACCAAGTATTAGCAATGGGGAGCTTACAAGCTAAATTTGAAGCTTTTGGTTGGGATGTATTAAAAATTAAAAAAGGAAATGATGTAGAAGCTATTTTAAAAGGAATGGCTGAAGCAAAATCTCGCACTGGTAAAGGAAAACCAGTTTGTGTATTATTATATACCGAAATGGGGAACGGAATCGATTTTATGATGAATACACACGCTTGGCATGGTAAAGCACCAAATGATGAGCAGTTAGCAGAATCATTAGCTCAA